A genome region from Setaria italica strain Yugu1 chromosome III, Setaria_italica_v2.0, whole genome shotgun sequence includes the following:
- the LOC101784135 gene encoding pre-mRNA cleavage factor Im 25 kDa subunit 2: protein MVSSSSPVVNVYPLANYTFGTKEPKMEKDTSVADRLARMKVNYMKEGMRTSVEAILLVQEHNHPHILLLQIGNTFCKLPGGRLKPGENEIEGLKRKLCSKLAVNSPSFPPNWQVGECVAVWWRPNFETVMYPYCPPHITKPKECKKLFIVHLSEREYFAVPRNLKLLAVPLFELYDNVQRYGPVISTIPQQLSRFQFNMVSS from the exons atggtGAGCTCTTCGTCGCCGGTGGTCAACGTGTACCCGCTCGCCAACTACACGTTCGGTACCAAGGAGCCCAAGATGGAGAAGGACACCTCCGTCGCCGACCGCCTCGCCCGCATGAAGGTCAA CTACATGAAAGAAGGAATGCGCACAAGTGTCGAAGCAATCCTATTG GTTCAAGAGCACAACCACCCCCACATACTGCTCCTGCAAATTGGAAATACATTTTGCAAACTCCCTGGTGGACGGTTGAAGCCTGGAGAAAATG AAATTGAGGGTCTGAAAAGAAAGCTGTGCAGCAAACTTGCAGTGAACTCGCCCTCCTTTCCACCTAACTGGCAG GTTGGAGAGTGTGTTGCTGTGTGGTGGAGGCCAAACTTTGAGACTGTGATGTATCCTTACTGCCCTCCACATATCACCAAGCCCAAG GAGTGCAAGAAGCTTTTCATTGTTCACCTTTCTGAAAGAGAGTATTTCGCTGTTCCGAGGAATTTGAAGCTGCTTGCTGTTCCACTCTTTGAACTCTATGACAATGTTCAG CGATACGGGCCTGTCATCTCCACCATCCCACAGCAGCTTTCTAGGTTCCAGTTCAACATGGTTAGCTCTTAG
- the LOC101784541 gene encoding DNA mismatch repair protein MSH3, translating into MGKPKQQVLSRFFAPKPAPSSASPAPPPTPNPKPSAARPPVSTRRLLLPGQARAGPLPLPPNPPAAKRPNPTPPSRDAVRRRLLEPLHPAPLPPPRALNPTAGGKGYTPLEQQVVDLKARHPDVLLMVEVGYRFRIFGEDAAVAAAVLGIVAHPNRSFLTASVPTFRLGFHVRRLVAAGHKVGVVRQTETAAIKAAAAAQKGGGTAGAPFARGLSAVYTRATIEAAAGELEGGGAAPEEGSRYLVCVVDKEVEATGREGFEVKVGVVAIEVSTGEVVHGEFMDTTSRSGLEAVLLGLAPVEVILGMPLTFATEKVMTAYAGPSSNVRVERASCVCFGEGGALAELMPLFEKSVDNASRDEDDRQLMKTNDDDNNLRGIEGVMAMPELVVQALALSVRYLKVFGMERIICFGSSFRPFSADTEMSLSANTLQQLEVLRNNSDGTTEGSLFQTMNNTCTAFGSRLFRNWLTHPLCDRHRICARHDAVSEISESMGSRHSINNLQDGGDGSCAALARSDLSTILSSVLEMLGKSLDIQRGITRIFHCKATAKEFVGVIHSILTAGKQMQKLVLEDIDIVSSQHKPVHSSLLRRLISTASSSTVLNTAVKLLSCLNKEAADQGDMLNLFIASVDNFPEVAEGHVNVEMAQHKLELLIIEYRKQLGMSNLEFKTVAGTTHLIELPVDRRVPSNWVKINSTKKTIRYHTPEILKNLDNLLLAKEELAVICRSTWHKFLTDFSKYYAQFQAAVESLASLDCLYSLAVLAKQNNYVRPIFVQESEPSQIHIKDGRHPVLESLLGDNFVPNDTELHADGEYCQIVTGPNMGGKSCYIRQVALITMMAQVGSFVPASSAMLHVVDGIYTRMGASDSIQQGTSTFHEEMNEASNILHNCSSRSLVIIDELGRGTSTHDGVAIAYATLHYLLKEKKCIVIFVTHYPKILDIQREFEGSVGAYHVSYLATRKLVEVTDKPLESSPESKDLGEITFLYKLVAGASDRSFGLNVALLAQLPSRCIERASIMAAKLQEELSMREENKLRRTMDAATVDGPSESSTEVGLLCAQPYQALAEACRRVLLTMTLAQSNNDVTNSLCSLKHAREVAQKTIEGFLI; encoded by the exons ATGGGCAAGCCGAAGCAGCAAGTCCTCTCCCGCTTCTTCGCCCCCAagcccgcgccctcctccgcctcccccgccccGCCTCCCACGCCCAACCCCAAACCCTCCGCCGCGCGTCCGCCCGTCTCCACCCGTCGCCTCCTTCTCCCCGGCCAAGCGCGCGCgggccctctccctctccccccaaATCCCCCCGCCGCCAAGCGGCCCAATCCCACCCCTCCCTCCCGTGACGCCGTCCGCCGCAGACTCCTCGAGccgctccacccggcaccgctgccgccgccgcgcgccctgAACCCTACCGCCGGCGGCAAGGGCTATACCCCGCTGGAGCAGCAGGTCGTCGACCTCAAGGCCCGCCACCCCGACGTCCTCCTCATGGTCGAGGTCGGCTACCGCTTCCGCATCTtcggcgaggacgccgccgtcgccgccgcggtgctCGGCATCGTCGCCCACCCCAACCGCAGCTTCCTCACCGCCAGCGTCCCCACCTTCCGCCTCGGCTTCCAcgtccgccgcctcgtcgccgcgggCCACAAGGTCGGGGTCGTGCGCCAGACCGAGACCGCCGCAatcaaggccgccgccgccgcgcagaaGGGCGGGGGCACGGCCGGCGCGCCGTTCGCGCGCGGGCTGTCCGCGGTGTACACGCGCGCCACGATCGAGGCCGCCGCAGGCGAGCTGGAGGGTGGTGGCGCCGCGCCCGAGGAGGGGAGCAGGTACCTCGTCTGCGTGGTGGATaaggaggtggaggcgacggGGAGGGAGGGCTTCGAGGTGAAGGTTGGGGTTGTGGCCATCGAGGTGTCCACTGGCGAGGTCGTGCACGGGGAGTTCATGGACACCACCTCCAGGAGTGGGCTTGAAGCTGTGCTGCTTGGATTGGCACCCGTGGAGGTCATCCTCGGGATGCCACTCACCTTCGCCACAGAGAAG GTGATGACAGCATATGCGGGACCCAGCTCTAATGTGCGGGTTGAGCGTGCATCATGTGTTTGTTTTGGCGAGGGTGGTGCTTTAGCTGAACTGATGCCTTTATTTGAGAAGTCTGTGGACAATGCTTCTAGGGATGAAGATGACAGACAGCTGATGAAAACTAATGATGATGACAACAATCTTCGTGGGATTGAG ggtgtcatgGCTATGCCAGAGCTAGTTGTTCAAGCATTAGCATTATCAGTTCGATATCTCAAGGTTTTTGGCATGGAAAGGATAATATGCTTCGGTTCTTCATTCCGGCCATTTTCTGCAGACACTGAAATGTCCTTATCAGCAAATACTCTTCAACAACTTGAG GTATTGAGGAACAACTCAGATGGTACAACAGAAGGGTCTCTGTTCCAAACTATGAACAATACATGCACAGCTTTTGGCTCTAGATTGTTTAGAAACTGG TTGACACATCCCTTATGCGACCGACATCGGATCTGTGCTCGTCATGATGCGGTATCAGAGATTTCTGAATCAATGGGATCACGGCACTCAATTAACAATCTACAGGATGGAGGGGATGGGTCCTGTGCAGCTTTGGCGCGTAGTGATTTGAGTACTATCCTTTCATCCGTTTTAGAAATGCTGGGAAAATCACTTGACATTCAAAGAGGAATAACAAGGATTTTTCATTGCAAAGCCACAGCTAAGGAG TTTGTTGGTGTTATCCATTCTATCCTCACAGCTGGAAAGCAGATGCAGAAGCTTGTTCTTGAGGATATTGACATTGTCTCCTCTCAGCATAAACCTGTGCACTCCTCTTTGCTGAGAAGGCTAATAAGTACAGCTTCATCATCCACCGTACTAAATACTGCAGTGAAACTTCTGTCTTGTCTTAACAAAGAAGCGGCTGATCAAGGAGATATGTTAAACCTATTCATTGCATCTGTAGATAATTTCCCAGAG GTTGCAGAAGGTCATGTAAATGTAGAAATGGCCCAACATAAACTGGAGTTACTGATTATCGAGTACCGGAAGCAACTTGGTATGAGCAACTTGGAGTTTAAAACCGTAGCTGGAACAACCCATTTGATCGAA CTACCAGTAGATAGAAGGGTACCTTCAAATTGGGTAAAAATAAATAGCACAAAAAAGACCATCAGATACCACACCCCTGAAATATTGAAGAACCTGGACAATCTATTGCTGGCTAAGGAGGAACTAGCAGTTATCTGCAGGTCCACGTGGCATAAATTCCTCACAGATTTCAGCAAGTATTATGCGCAGTTTCAAGCAGCTGTTGAATCTCTTGCGTCTCTTGACTGCCTATACTCACTCGCTGTTCTTGCAAAGCAGAAT AATTATGTGCGACCTATTTTTGTCCAAGAGAGTGAACCAAGTCAGATTCACATCAAAGATGGACGCCATCCG GTTCTGGAGTCTTTGCTTGGAGACAACTTTGTTCCAAATGACACAGAGCTTCACGCAGATGGTGAATACTGCCAGATTGTTACAGGACCAAACATGGGAGGAAAGAGTTGCTATATTCGCCAAGTTGCACTGATTACCATGATGGCCCAG GTTGGCTCCTTTGTACCAGCTTCATCAGCCATGTTGCATGTTGTCGATGGGATTTATACCCGGATGGGTGCGTCTGACAGTATTCAACAAGGAACAAGTACCTTCCATGAAGAGATGAATGAAGCTTCCAACATATTGCATAACTGCTCATCTCGATCCCTAGTTATCATCGATGAGCTTGGTCGTGGCACAAGCACACATGATGGTGTTGCTATTGCTTATGCTACTTTGCACTATCTTCTCAAAGAGAAAAAATGTATTGTCATTTTTGTCACTCATTATCCAAAGATTCTCGATATTCAGAGAGAATTTGAAGGTTCTGTTGGAGCGTACCATGTTTCATATCTAGCAACAAGGAAGCTTGTGGAAGTTACTGATAAACCGTTGGAGTCTAGCCCAGAGTCAAAGGATCTTGGAGAAATTACTTTCCTGTACAAGCTTGTTGCTGGAGCTTCAGATAGAAGCTTTGGTCTTAATGTTGCCCTGCTTGCACAG CTTCCATCTAGGTGTATTGAGAGGGCATCAATCATGGCAGCCAAACTGCAAGAAGAGTTAAGCATGCGTGAGGAGAACAAACTTCGGAGGACAATGGATGCTGCAACAGTGGATGGACCATCTGAAAGTTCCACAGAAGTTGGTTTGCTTTGTGCTCAGCCTTACCAAGCATTGGCAGAAGCATGTCGTAGGGTACTGCTGACCATGACATTGGCTCAAAGCAATAATGATGTAACGAACTCACTGTGTTCTTTGAAGCATGCACGAGAAGTTGCACAGAAGACGATAGAAGGCTTTCTCATATGA
- the LOC101784941 gene encoding K(+) efflux antiporter 2, chloroplastic, whose translation MDLSRFASGVGPSRAAPRPGLQIGAAGNGFRTCSLRRPRHHGGGGGGNGNLMFSHALRGCATSGGGLFYLASKHGSPLGFRIRGRPPRCQGNDSLGYVDGPLEGTKGSGEVNDDEATSSDSDDEKGGGGREVDVDGLKEMLQRSRNELEVARLNSTMFEEKAQRISESAIALKDQADNAQRDVSAAVALVQEIISKEDDAKEAVQKSTMALSMAEARLQLAAEALEAKRGSVGPMEVSFEGVEEESLASAQEEIKDCRAVLSKCEEELRRIQEKKMELQKEVDRLTEVAEKALLDASKAEEDVANIMVLAEQAVALEMEAAQRANDAELALQKVEKAISSVDTVVELPSAADEQKKAEEDGVSEGYEYSSNGTDDISVRDELSNIERLMVGDLAVEGIEQLEPSREISDEASSDKTFVEPQKEADPDVDKSKQGKKQETERKEYTTLLKRSSRFFSASFFSSKVDGEFTPTSVFRGLMTSVQKQAPKLVLGIFLLGAGAFVLNRAEKSQLFQQQGITTSIGKVTSTTKPIVREIRQIPQRVKKLIELLPHQEVNEEEASLFDVLYLLLASVIFVPLFQKIPGGSPVLGYLAAGVLIGPYGLSIIRNVHETKAIAEFGVVFLLFNIGLELSVERLSSMKKYVFGLGSAQVLATTAAVGMIAHRFAAVPGPAAIVIGSGLALSSTAVVLQVLQERGESTSRHGRATFSVLLFQDLAVVVLLILIPLISPNSSKGGVGFQAIAEAMGMAAVKAVAAITAIIAGGRLLLRPIYKQIAENRNAEIFSANTLLVIFGTSLLTARAGLSMALGAFLAGLLLAETEFSLQVESDIAPYRGLLLGLFFMTVGMSIDPKLLLSNFPAISVILGLLIIGKTLLVTFVGRLFGVSTIAAIRVGLMLAPGGEFAFVAFGEAVNQGLLSPQLSSLLFLVVGISMAMTPWLAAGGQFLASKFEQHDVRSLLPAESETDDLQDHIIILGFGRVGQIIAQLLSERLIPFVALDVRSDRVAVGRALDLPVYFGDAGSREVLHKVGAERACAAAITLDTPGANYRAVWALNKYFPNVKTFVRAHDVDHGVNLEKAGATAVIPETLEPSLQLAAAVLAQAKLPMSEIQETINEFRNRHLSELTELCATSGSSLGYGFSRVMSMTKSKSVTSDDESETVDGALAI comes from the exons ATGGATTTGTCCAGGTTCGCATCCGGCGTCGGGCCCAGCCGCGCGGCCCCGCGGCCGGGTCTGCAGATCGGCGCCGCCGGGAATGGCTTCCGCACCTGCTCCCTGCGGCGACCGCGGcatcacggcggcggcggcgggggaaacGGAAACCTCATGTTCTCCCACGCCCTCCGCGGCTGCGCCACCAGCGGCGGTGGCCTCTTCTACTTGGCTTCCAAGCACGGGAGCCCCCTCGGTTTCCGCATCAGAGGGCGCCCGCCGCGCTGCCAGGGCAACGACTCGTTGGGCTACGTCGACGGCCCGCTGGAAGGCACCAAGGGCTCCGGCGAGGTTAACGACGACGAGGCCACCAGCTCAGACTCCGACGAtgagaagggcggcggcgggagggaagTCGACGTGGATGGTCTGAAGGAGATGCTGCAGAGGTCGAGGAACGAGCTGGAGGTGGCCCGGCTCAACAGCACCATGTTCGAGGAGAAGGCGCAGCGGATATCCGAGTCGGCCATTGCGTTGAAGGACCAGGCTGACAATGCTCAGAGGGATGTGTCCGCGGCTGTCGCACTGGTGCAGGAGATCATCAGCAAGGAGGATGATGCCAAGGAGGCCGTCCAGAAGTCTACCATGGCGCTGTCCATGGCTGAGGCAAGGTTGCagctggcggcggaggcgctggAGGCCAAGAGGGGGTCTGTCGGGCCAATGGAAGTTAGTTTCGAAGGTGTGGAGGAGGAATCCCTTGCATCTGCGCAGGAGGAAATTAAGGATTGCCGGGCGGTTCTGTCCAAATGCGAGGAGGAGCTGAGAcgcatccaggagaagaaaatGGAGTTGCAGAAGGAAGTCGATAGACTGACGGAGGTCGCTGAGAAGGCTCTGCTGGATGCGTCGAAGGCAGAAGAAGATGTTGCCAATATAATGGTGTTGGCTGAACAGGCAGTGGCACTCGAGATGGAAGCCGCGCAGCGTGCGAACGATGCGGAATTGGCGCTGCAGAAAGTGGAGAAAGCTATCTCCTCGGTTGATACCGTGGTGGAGCTACCATCAGCTGCTGACGAGCAGAAAaaagctgaagaagatggtgtTTCCGAAGGGTATGAGTATAGCAGCAATGGCACTGATGATATTTCTGTAAGAGATGAGCTGTCAAATATTGAGCGCCTAATGGTCGGTGACTTAGCTGTTGAGGGTATTGAGCAGCTTGAACCATCCCGTGAGATATCTGACGAAGCAAGCAGTGATAAGACGTTTGTTGAGCCTCAGAAAGAAGCTGATCCTGATGTAGATAAGTCAAAACAAGGGAAGAAGCAGGAAACGGAACGAAAGGAGTACACCACATTGCTGAAGAGAtcatcccgcttcttctcggcaTCTTTCTTCTCCTCCAAAGTTGATGGAGAATTTACACCAACATCTGTCTTTAGGGGATTAATGACGTCAGTGCAAAAACAGGCACCAAAGCTTGTTCTTGGGATCTTTCTTCTTGGCGCAGG GGCATTCGTCTTAAATAGAGCTGAGAAAAGTCAACTATTTCAGCAGCAAGGCATTACCACAAGTATTGGAAAAGTAACATCCACTACGAAGCCCATAGTTCGTGAGATACGTCAAATCCCACAGAGAGTAAAGAAGCTAATAGAGCTCTTACCTCATCAAGAG GTAAATGAGGAAGAAGCATCACTTTTTGACGTACTTTATTTGCTTCTGGCCAGTGTTATTTTTGTACCGTTATTTCAGAAAATACCTGGAG GCAGTCCTGTTCTTGGGTATCTTGCTGCTGGTGTCCTCATTGGTCCATACGGGCTCTCCATCATCCGTAATGTGCATGAGACAAAGGCCATTGCTGAATTCGGAGTTGTGTTCTTGCTATTTAACATTGGACTTGAG CTTTCCGTGGAAAGGCTAAGCTCAATGAAGAAGTATGTCTTCGGCTTGGGATCTGCTCAG GTGCTGGCTACTACTGCCGCTGTTGGTATGATAGCTCATCGTTTTGCCGCAGTACCAGGACCAGCAGCAATAGTTATTGGGAGTGGCCTAGCTCTGTCATCAACAGCTGTTGTCTTGCAA GTACTGCAAGAGCGTGGCGAGAGCACGTCACGTCATGGACGTGCTACATTTTCTGTGTTATTGTTCCAG GATTTGGCTGTGGTGGTCCTGTTGATATTAATACCCCTCATATCACCTAATTCTTCGAAAGGAGGG GTTGGTTTCCAAGCAATAGCGGAAGCCATGGGGATGGCTGCAGTGAAAGCCGTAGCTGCTATAACTGCCATAATTGCTGGAGGTCGTCTG TTGCTTCGGCCTATTTACAAACAAATTGCTGAAAATCGGAATGCTGAAATATTTTCGGCGAATACACTCCTTGTTATTTTCGGCACAAGTCTTCTTACAGCCCGG GCTGGGTTATCGATGGCACTTGGAGCCTTTTTGGCTGGTCTATTACTAGCAGAAACAGAGTTCTCCTTGCAGGTTGAATCAGATATAGCTCCTTACCGTGGGCTTCTGTTAGGACTTTTCTTTATGACG GTTGGAATGTCTATTGACCCAAAGCTGCTACTGTCAAACTTCCCAGCAATCTCTGTGATATTAGGTCTTTTGATAATTGGAAAGACATTGTTGGTTACATTTGTTGGTAGACTGTTTGGGGTTTCTACTATAGCTGCCATTCGGGTCGGCCTCATGCTTGCACCTGGTGGTGAGTTTGCTTTTGTTGCTTTTGGAGAAGCTGTCAACCAG GGTCTTCTATCCCCTCAATTATCATCATTGCTATTTTTAGTTGTTGGCATTTCGATGGCTATGACACCATGGTTAGCTGCTGGAGGCCAGTTTCTGGCATCAAAATTTGAGCAGCATGATGTGAGGAGTTTATTGCCAGCGGAAAGTGAG ACTGACGATTTGCAAGACCATATTATTATATTAGGCTTTGGACGTGTTGGGCAG ATCATTGCCCAGCTCCTGTCAGAGCGATTAATTCCTTTCGTTGCACTTGATGTTAGAAG TGATCGGGTAGCAGTTGGTCGCGCACTTGACCTTCCTGTATATTTTGGGGATGCTGGAAGCAGAGAG GTACTGCACAAAGTTGGAGCTGAGAGAGCTTGCGCTGCTGCAATAACTTTGGATACTCCTGGCGCAAACTACAGAGCTGTCTGGGCATTGAACAAATATTTCCCAAATGTGAAGACATTTGTTCGAGCACATGATGTTGATCATGGTGTTAATTTGGAGAAAGCAGGTGCAACGGCG GTTATCCCTGAGACCTTGGAACCAAGTCTTCAGTTGGCTGCAGCTGTTCTtgcacaa GCAAAACTTCCAATGTCAGAGATTCAGGAAACCATCAATGAGTTCAGGAATCGTCATCTGTCAGAGCTTACAGAG